One part of the Humulus lupulus chromosome 9, drHumLupu1.1, whole genome shotgun sequence genome encodes these proteins:
- the LOC133801887 gene encoding L-type lectin-domain containing receptor kinase VII.1-like: protein METPSSKLISFLLILLTLLLPLPSALALDFVFNGFNESSKLLLFGNATVDSRILTLTNDTHFSIGRALFHLKVPTKRPNSSFVLPFSTSFIFTMAPYKNVLPGHGLVFIFVPSTGLDGAVAVQHLGFLNRTNEGSVDNHVFGVEFDVFKNEEFNDINDNHVGIDVNALKSKKDHEAGYWPDDSDGRNETLFKTLNLNSGENYQVWIDYNDSLISVSMVLAGMKRPRFSLLNFTYNLSEVFEDEMYIGFTSSTGQLVQSHKILAWSFSNTNFSLGESLITTSLPSFVLPKDPIFKSKGFILGITAGGFLAIVVFAVLAMCLIKKQRRRARERAEMEDWELEYWPHRITYHEIENATKGFDEANVIGIGGNGKVYKGILSPGKVEVAVKRMSHENDGLREFLAEVSSLGRLKHRNLVGLRGWCKRERGVFMLVYDYMENGSLDKRVFEGDDESKLLGCEDRIRILKDVASGVLYLHEGWESKVLHRDIKASNVLLDKEMNGRLGDFGLARMHGHGQVPSTTRVVGTVGYMAPEVVKNGRASTQTDVFCFGVLILEVMCGRRPIEDGKVALVEWVWNMMAQGELWTCLDERLRAKGEFDQEEVERVLQLGLLCAYPEPTSRPTMRDVVKLLEGKNEVNDAETEDMDAYLIKKMQKGEFWNEFPQSFGIGSHPTFEDMKDSLSYSMSLSWSNTIADGR from the coding sequence atggaaacaccatCCTCAAAGCTTATTTCTTTCCTTCTCATACTGCTGACCCTTCTTCTACCTCTTCCCTCAGCTCTGGCTCTGGACTTCGTCTTCAATGGCTTCAACGAATCAAGCAAACTTCTTCTCTTTGGAAACGCCACCGTCGATTCCCGCATTCTAACGCTTACAAACGATACCCACTTCTCCATCGGCAGAGCCCTCTTTCACTTAAAGGTCCCCACCAAACGACCCAACTCCTCTTTCGTCCTCCCTTTCTCCACCTCCTTCATCTTCACCATGGCTCCTTATAAGAACGTTCTTCCCGGGCACGGCTTGGTTTTCATCTTCGTCCCCTCTACTGGCCTCGACGGCGCCGTCGCGGTTCAGCACCTGGGTTTCCTAAACCGCACCAACGAAGGTAGTGTCGATAACCACGTGTTTGGGGTCGAGTTCGACGTGTTTAAGAACGAGGAATTCAATGACATAAACGACAACCACGTTGGGATCGATGTAAACGCGCTTAAATCCAAGAAAGACCACGAAGCTGGGTACTGGCCAGACGACAGTGATGGTAGGAATGAAACGCTTTTCAAGACACTGAATCTCAATAGTGGAGAAAATTACCAAGTTTGGATTGATTATAATGATTCTTTGATTAGTGTTAGTATGGTTCTAGCTGGGATGAAGAGGCCTAGATTTTCTCTGTTAAACTTTACGTACAATCTCTCTGAGgtttttgaggatgaaatgtatATTGGGTTCACAAGCTCAACTGGGCAGTTAGTACAGAGCCATAAGATTCTAGCTTGGAGTTTTAGCAACACCAACTTTTCGTTGGGCGAGAGTTTAATCACCACGAGTTTGCCTTCTTTCGTTCTTCCAAAAGATCCTATTTTTAAGTCAAAAGGTTTCATTTTGGGAATCACTGCGGGGGGTTTCTTGGCAATTGTTGTTTTTGCTGTGTTGGCCATGTGTTTGATAAAAAAACAGAGACGAAGAGCGAGGGAAAGAGCAGAAATGGAGGACTGGGAATTGGAATACTGGCCACACAGAATCACATACCATGAAATAGAGAACGCAACGAAGGGATTCGATGAAGCTAATGTGATTGGAATAGGAGGGAACGGGAAAGTGTACAAGGGTATTCTTTCACCAGGAAAAGTAGAAGTGGCTGTAAAACGCATGTCTCATGAGAACGACGGGCTGAGAGAGTTCTTGGCTGAAGTTTCAAGCCTTGGAAGGTTGAAACACAGAAACTTAGTGGGGTTGAGAGGTTGGTGCAAGAGAGAGAGGGGAGTGTTCATGTTGGTTTATGATTACATGGAGAATGGAAGCTTAGACAAGAGGGTATTCGAGGGTGATGATGAGAGCAAGTTGTTGGGTTGCGAGGACAGAATCAGAATACTTAAAGACGTAGCTTCAGGAGTATTGTACTTGCATGAAGGTTGGGAATCCAAAGTTCTACACAGGGACATAAAGGCCAGCAATGTGTTACTAGACAAGGAAATGAATGGAAGGTTAGGTGACTTTGGTTTAGCCAGGATGCATGGACATGGTCAGGTGCCTAGCACCACCCGTGTGGTTGGGACAGTAGGGTACATGGCTCCGGAAGTGGTCAAGAACGGTCGAGCTTCGACCCAAACAGATGTGTTCTGTTTTGGGGTCTTGATTTTGGAGGTGATGTGTGGGAGGAGACCTATAGAGGATGGGAAAGTAGCCTTAGTGGAGTGGGTTTGGAACATGATGGCCCAAGGGGAACTATGGACTTGTCTTGATGAGAGGTTAAGGGCAAAAGGTGAGTTTGACCAAGAAGAAGTGGAGAGAGTGTTGCAATTGGGATTGCTATGTGCTTATCCGGAACCAACTTCCAGACCTACTATGAGAGATGTTGTGAAATTGTTAGAGGGAAAAAATGAGGTCAACGATGCTGAAACAGAAGATATGGATGCGTATTTGATCAAGAAGATGCAAAAGGGTGAGTTTTGGAATGAGTTTCCACAGAGTTTTGGAATTGGTTCACACCCCACTTTTGAAGATATGAAGGACTCCTTGTCTTATTCAATGTCTCTGTCTTGGTCCAATACCATAGCGGATGGTAGGTGA
- the LOC133801889 gene encoding protein ALP1-like isoform X1, translated as MDDSSSSSTDSDFDDFSDFLMLNFLSDYNEKFIEKIPQRTSSLCGEDFVRELLGGHERTCYELLRMDKNVFIELCTCLKQKEYIKDTREIKVEEAVAIFLIIVGQNVGMRLIADRFQHSLETIDRHFHLTLKAICKLGQDIIRPTQSPVPSHIVNSSKYYPWFQNCIGAIDGTHVSAFVPTDKQVSYRGRKNVVTQNVLCACNFEMFFTFVSAGWEGTANDSRVFIDAITQPKYKFPLPKEGEYYVLDSGFPCTKGFLPPYRGERYHLQEYNNGRNRPRGMKELFNYRHSSLRNVIERCFGVLKARFPILKMMPPYKLSRQPLIVIACCTLHNFIRQRTQYDHMFREWEEKELEGEDNLEEANTSVSRCEVNLSDESAVAMARCRDRIAQALWTAYNNIN; from the exons ATGGATGATTCTAGTTCATCTTCTACAGATAGTGATTTTGatgatttttcagattttttgatGCTAAACTTTTTAAGTGATTACAATGAAAAGTTTATCGAGAAAATCCCTCAAAGAACATCTTCTTTATGTGGAGAAGATTTTGTGAGAGAGTTATTAGGTGGTCATGAGAGAACATGCTATGAATTATTGCGAATGGATAAAAATGTATTCATCGAGCTATGTACCTGTTTAAAACAAAAGGAATACATTAAGGACACACGAGAGATTAAAGTTGAAGAAGCAGTTGCTATTTTCCTTATAATTGTTGGTCAAAATGTGGGAATGAGACTTATAGCTGACCGATTTCAACATTCGCTTGAAACTATTGATAGGCACTTCCATTTAACATTAAAGGCAATATGTAAATTAGGACAGGATATCATTCGACCAACTCAATCTCCGGTACCTTCTCATATTGTCAACTCCTCAAAATACTACCCATGGTTTCAG AATTGCATTGGTGCCATTGATGGCACACATGTGAGTGCATTTGTCCCTACAGATAAGCAAGTCAGTTACAGAGGCCGAAAAAACGTGGTAACACAAAATGTCTTGTGTGCTTGCAACTTTGAAATGTTCTTTACTTTTGTATCTGCTGGTTGGGAGGGTACCGCAAATGATTCCAGAGTGTTTATAGATGCAATTACGCAACCTAAATATAAGTTTCCATTGCCTAAAGAAG GTGAATACTATGTTTTGGATTCTGGATTTCCATGCACAAAAGGTTTTCTCCCACCATATCGTGGTGAAAGATATCATTTGCAAGAATACAATAATGGACGCAATCGACCACGTGGTATGAAAGAACTATTCAATTATAGGCATTCTTCTCTTAGGAATGTCATTGAACGGTGCTTTGGTGTACTAAAAGCACGTTTTCCTATATTGAAGATGATGCCACCTTACAAATTGAGTAGACAACCTTTGATAGTTATTGCTTGCTGCACTCTTCATAATTTTATTCGTCAACGCACACAGTATGATCATATGTTTAGAGAATGGGAAGAGAAAGAACTTGAGGGTGAAGACAACTTAGAGGAAGCTAACACTAGTGTGTCAAGATGTGAAGTCAATTTATCTGATGAATCTGCTGTAGCAATGGCAAGATGTCGAGATCGTATTGCTCAAGCTCTGTGGACagcttataataatataaattag
- the LOC133801889 gene encoding L10-interacting MYB domain-containing protein-like isoform X2, which yields MAIEITDVDDACLWGPTVEKIFIDIMVDEVNKGNMASGQFGSKTWAKILEELQIKSKRKYLIKQIKQKFNRLRTKYREFAELLKQTGFGWDRETNTVVASEEIWQNYLRAHPKATQYRKKGCDHFVLLELIFSKSTATGQFHRSAASGPPNTDDEKEMENEFDRIDVHDIDENDSTSCSRLVDDVFKRSTKNSTTTSTERRAKRQRSQQMSDAIVAWTEVAKVRAEATLAKAEKYKSTTEGGGSQNHEFSLTNCMQILEGMEEVSDDAYMKVVEKFKDPDWREIFINMSTIRKRAWLDRL from the exons ATGGCCATTGAGATCACAGATGTTGATGATGCATGTTTATGGGGACCAACTGTAGAGAAGATTTTCATCGATATCATGGTTGATGAAGTGAATAAAGGAAATATGGCAAGTGGTCAATTTGGCTCAAAAACATGGGCGAAAATTCTTGAGGAGTTGCAAATTAAAAGTAAGCGGAAAtacttaattaaacaaattaagcaAAAGTTCAATAGGTTGCGCACTAAGTATCGCGAGTTTGCTGAGTTGTTGAAACAAACTGGATTTGGATGGGATCGTGAAACCAATACTGTGGTTGCTTCTGAGGAAATATGGCAGAATTATCTAAGG gcaCACCCAAAGGCAACACAATATCGCAAGAAAGGATgtgatcattttgtattgttGGAACTAATTTTTAGTAAGTCAACTGCCACTGGTCAGTTCCATCGTTCTGCTGCTTCAGGTCCGCCCAACACTGATgatgaaaaggaaatggagaATGAATTTGATCGCATAGACGTCCATGATATTGATGAGAATGATTCTACTAGTTGCTCTCGGCTTGTTGATGATGTTTTTAAACGTTCAACAAAAAATTCAACAACTACAAGTACAGAGCGAAGAGCTAAGAGACAAAGATCACAACAAATGAGTGATGCAATTGTTGCATGGACTGAGGTAGCTAAAGTAAGAGCAGAGGCCACTTTAGCTAAAGCTGAAAAATACAAGAGTACAACCGAAGGAGGAGGAAGCCAAAATCATGAGTTTTCTCTCACAAATTGTATGCAAATCCTCGAAGGAATGGAAGAAGTCAGTGATGATGCCTACATGAAAGTTGTTGAGAAATTTAAGGATCCAGATTGGAGAGAGATTTTTATTAATATGTCTACTATTAGAAAGAGAGCTTGGTTAGATAGGCTTTGA